AGTTAGTTACTAGAATCTACCATGTGGCTGCCATGTGATTGGCCAAAGCCTAACAAACATCTCTAACCAACTAATAGGCTATTGCACTTATTACTAACAATCTATCAACTAACTAACTTTCTGTTACGAGTGAAAGGATCTACTTATCATACAACATAAGCACTAGTAAACGACTAACTTTAAAAATGAATTGCATCAGGGAGGATAAGCTTTGTTTGAAGCCATCTAAACAAGGGGGTTTTGAGGTCAAATGCTACTATGGTGCTTTGTTATGTAGTAATCAACTTATCAAGCATTCCATTAATTAACTTAGCTTTTAAATTAACCTAGTTAGAACTAACTAATTActaggctatatatatatatatatatatcactcaTGCTAAATTAAACCCTAACTTTAAATTATCTTAGTCTCACATTAGGGTTACCTAGGGTTAAGGTCGTAAATGGTGTGGGGCACCACAATGTTTCCATTGAAGATGTGACTTTTCCTTGGAAGAGTATCTAGATGGCTAAAATCTCAACTATAGTCgccttttgtgtgtgtgtgtgtgtgtgtgtgtgtgtgtgtggactGCAGTATTGGGAGATCTTGATAGTTGacaatttgagaaaaaagaaagaaagtattaTTGTGATAGATTGATGTTGTATGTGTAAAAGGGATTGGGAGAATGTTGATTATTTACTCATTCATTGCTCTATGGCTAGGGAGTTGTGGACTATGGTCCTTAGTCTTTTTGGGATTAAGTGAATTATCAATTATGCCTAAAAGCGTTATTGAATTATTAGCATGTTGGCAAGGTCATTTTGGTCAACATTGGAATATAGAAATTTGAAGggaattactatttatttaatgtAATGCCTTCGGAGGGAAAGGAATATTAGAAGTTTTGAGAGATGTGACTATTTTAGAcctgaaattgttttttttttttcagaccTTCTTTTGAGTGGATGTCATCATTGGGATTACTTTCCATTTCCTCCATTATAGATTTGATTGATAATTGTACTTTTAGTGATTGATGTTGAGGTACCCATACCATACATCCTGTGTACTTGGGCTACactcctttttaattttttatttatttaaaaagaatattttaatattttaaaatattaaattcaagtgtcttcatgtattttgattttgaaaagcTTATGGTATAACATGCTATGCCAACATTATAAGGATGTGCAGTTGTGTACAATAAATGTCTGTTATATTTGCAATTGCTCATAGTAATGGCAAAGCAAGGTAACAATTACATATCAAAACTTCAGGGACTAATTTGAAGCAATTAATAGTTCATggatgaaattgaaatttgaatttgagtcataggttagggaccaaagtcATATTTTGATCtaaaattgtttgtttggtaACCTAGGGTTAATTTAACTTTCCAATCATACACTTGGATCTATTAGtaactttctattttttaacttgatttGACCATGTACTTATGAGTATGCATCTGCATGTTTGACAGAGTGAAAATTTCAAGTGTTTAATTCCaatttccttattttctttgCTAATAGATTTATGTAACAGGACATTGTGGATGGTGCTGCTGGCGTTGAAGATGTTTCAAGTGATGATGATGTTAATGGTGCTGAGGAAGTACCTGCTTCAGCCATTGTATCTTCACTCCAGTTGTACAAGGAAGCCTTAGCTAGCAATGATGAATCCGGGGTTGCCGAAATAGAATCTTTTTTAAAATCCATTGAAGAGGAGAAAATAAGCCTTGAGAGGAAAGTAGCTTCTCTGTCTGAAGAACTGTTGACAGAGAAGGAGCGAATTCTTAGGATTAGTGCAGACTTTGACAATTTCCGGAAGAGGACAGAGAGGGACAGACTTTCACTGTTAACAAATGCTCAGGGGGAAGTTGTGGAAAGTTTGTTGCCCGTATTGGATAACTTTGAGAGAGCTAAAACCCAGATTAAAGTAGAGACGGAGGGGGAAGAGAAGATCAACAATAGTTATCAAAGCATATCTAAGCAGTTCATAGAGATACTAAACTCACTTGGTGTTGTTCCTGTTGAGACAGTAGGAAACCCCTTTGATCCATTGGTGAGTTAATGGCTCTTTTCACCTGTAGTGTATAGGCCCCTTTATATTATATCTTGTGGAACTCGTATCTTTCTTTGGCtaatatagaaaatttttagCAGTAAGAGTAAGTATTGAAGACGACAACATAATGGCACTGTTGTTGGATAAAGAAACCAACCAGTCATAATTTTCAttagaatattttattattagaccCACTTTGCCCTTGCAATATTCAGAAAGTGTAAGATTCTTCCTGATGAGCATGATGTGTCCTGATAACAAGTTCATACCTGAAAGCCATATTTGTCAATTGGCATAATGGTTGTCCTATCTGATCATTAGCTTGACGCTGGTAAACCTACCGAGTTGGCTAGAAATGCAAATACTTAGTCAAGTCTTTTGACAGTTTCAGGTTTTGTGAAGACCTGGATACCTTTTAACTGAAACCAGGTCTTGATTGTATGTACACAAAAGATATAGGGGCATGAGTGTGTGTTGACGAGAAGGCAACAGAATCACACTGTTACATAAAGCAAATGGCAAAGCATCATACCTTTTGTTAGATTATACTAGTAATGGAGCAACTCTTCTGTTACAATATCCAGGAAGTGTAAAATTCTTCCTGATAGCATGATATGTCCCAATGATCAAAAAGCTCATATGTGAAAATCATAGCCCTACTTATCAATTGGCATAATGGTTGTCCTATCTGATCATTAGCTTGATGCAGGTAAGGTACCGAGTTGGCTTGAAATGTAATCGTGTACTTGCTGAGCTTTTTCGAACCCTTAGTCAAGTCTTTTCAGGTTTGATGAAGACCTGGATACGCTTTTAACCGAAACCAGGTCTTGATTGATTCGAGCCAGCTCGGTGAGTTTAAGTGTTATATATCATGtatacacaaaacacacacaa
The DNA window shown above is from Quercus lobata isolate SW786 chromosome 7, ValleyOak3.0 Primary Assembly, whole genome shotgun sequence and carries:
- the LOC115954266 gene encoding uncharacterized protein LOC115954266 isoform X2; amino-acid sequence: MATVLKTPSIIHAPFTPRTCSISSKSPKPFCVSFRHSTPRPSPLTSLRFSHLPSSLRFVKFVPFSSSGETDTTETQTQTQEEVQEPQQQQQQVQDIVDGAAGVEDVSSDDDVNGAEEVPASAIVSSLQLYKEALASNDESGVAEIESFLKSIEEEKISLERKVASLSEELLTEKERILRISADFDNFRKRTERDRLSLLTNAQGEVVESLLPVLDNFERAKTQIKVETEGEEKINNSYQSISKQFIEILNSLGVVPVETVGNPFDPLLDAGKVPSWLEM
- the LOC115954266 gene encoding uncharacterized protein LOC115954266 isoform X1 is translated as MATVLKTPSIIHAPFTPRTCSISSKSPKPFCVSFRHSTPRPSPLTSLRFSHLPSSLRFVKFVPFSSSGETDTTETQTQTQEEVQEPQQQQQQVQDIVDGAAGVEDVSSDDDVNGAEEVPASAIVSSLQLYKEALASNDESGVAEIESFLKSIEEEKISLERKVASLSEELLTEKERILRISADFDNFRKRTERDRLSLLTNAQGEVVESLLPVLDNFERAKTQIKVETEGEEKINNSYQSISKQFIEILNSLGVVPVETVGNPFDPLVRYRVGLKCNRVLAELFRTLSQVFSGLMKTWIRF